A region from the Pseudomonas promysalinigenes genome encodes:
- a CDS encoding acyl-CoA dehydrogenase, which translates to MAWLQRLNDPYRQPLAGTLGEAYAAQLERLGAVAPFELAVLGGRAMATPGLAFLIGYQAALRVLWPSAPASLGALCATEQRSVRPADMHTRLVGLRLDGTKDFVTAGLDAEWLLVAARSEALGDAPQLKLAVVYPGEAGVTLEALPTLPLMPEVGHGRLHLQGASCELLAGDGWDAYVKPFRSLEDLYVLTALTAWLYGVGHECDWPRDLRLRLLGLLAGCAEGSRQCADSVACHLLLGGLFSQFQALRAAVDEALLAGPQQWAQLWQRDQGVLGLATAAREQRLAKAWSGAGLS; encoded by the coding sequence ATGGCCTGGTTGCAACGACTCAACGACCCTTACCGCCAGCCATTGGCCGGCACCCTTGGCGAGGCCTATGCCGCGCAACTCGAGCGCCTTGGCGCGGTTGCCCCGTTCGAACTGGCGGTGCTGGGTGGGCGTGCCATGGCCACCCCGGGCCTGGCCTTTCTGATCGGTTACCAGGCCGCGCTGAGGGTGCTTTGGCCCAGTGCGCCGGCCAGCCTTGGTGCGTTGTGCGCCACCGAACAGCGCAGCGTGCGCCCGGCGGACATGCATACCCGGCTGGTCGGGTTGCGCCTGGACGGCACCAAGGACTTTGTTACCGCGGGCCTTGATGCAGAGTGGCTGTTGGTGGCTGCGCGCAGCGAAGCGTTGGGCGACGCGCCGCAGCTGAAGTTAGCGGTGGTGTATCCGGGTGAGGCCGGGGTGACGTTGGAAGCATTGCCCACCCTGCCGCTGATGCCAGAGGTAGGGCATGGACGCCTGCACTTGCAGGGTGCGTCCTGCGAATTATTGGCAGGGGACGGTTGGGACGCCTACGTCAAACCGTTCCGCTCGTTGGAAGACCTGTACGTGCTGACGGCTTTGACGGCTTGGTTATATGGGGTTGGACATGAGTGCGACTGGCCCCGGGACTTGCGTCTGCGCCTCCTTGGACTGTTGGCTGGGTGCGCCGAGGGCAGCCGGCAATGCGCTGACAGCGTTGCTTGCCACCTCTTGCTGGGGGGCTTGTTCTCGCAGTTCCAGGCGCTGCGCGCAGCGGTCGATGAGGCGCTGCTGGCGGGGCCGCAGCAATGGGCTCAGCTGTGGCAGCGTGATCAAGGGGTGCTGGGACTGGCCACGGCGGCGCGGGAACAGCGCCTGGCCAAAGCCTGGTCGGGCGCAGGGCTGTCATGA
- a CDS encoding YceI family protein — translation MFNFSRLLPALLLALCLPAHANWHLDGESSRLSFVTGKNGDTAEVHRFLVLHGSVDRKGAAALRIEMDSVSSGVPLRDEQMRDHLFEVQRFAEASVKAQIDLRPINDLADGAQIELRLPLTVTLHGQSHSYNALLLATRLDERRFQVVTLEPLVLRASDFGLLPGLESLRKFAKLKSINPLVPVNAVLIFNAR, via the coding sequence ATGTTCAACTTCAGTCGCCTTCTGCCTGCTCTGCTGCTGGCCCTGTGCTTGCCCGCCCATGCCAATTGGCACCTTGATGGCGAGTCATCGCGCCTGTCATTCGTCACCGGCAAAAATGGTGATACCGCCGAGGTGCATCGCTTTTTAGTGTTGCACGGCAGTGTCGACCGAAAGGGCGCGGCTGCGCTGCGCATCGAGATGGACTCGGTCAGCAGCGGGGTGCCGCTGCGTGACGAGCAGATGCGCGACCATCTTTTCGAAGTGCAGCGCTTTGCCGAGGCCAGCGTGAAGGCGCAGATCGACCTGCGGCCGATCAACGACCTGGCCGATGGCGCGCAAATCGAGTTGCGCCTGCCGTTGACCGTCACCCTGCATGGGCAGTCCCACAGCTACAACGCGCTGCTGCTGGCCACCCGCCTGGATGAGCGGCGCTTCCAGGTAGTGACCCTCGAACCGTTGGTGCTGCGCGCTTCTGACTTCGGCCTGTTGCCCGGGCTGGAGAGCCTGCGCAAGTTTGCCAAGTTGAAATCCATCAACCCATTGGTACCGGTCAACGCGGTACTGATTTTCAACGCCCGCTGA
- a CDS encoding phospholipase D-like domain-containing protein — translation MPGPVFPWRDGNQFELLIDGPAFFPRMLQAIAGAQAQVDLELYLVEAGACAEAVVQALEQAAVRGVRVRCLFDDYGSLAFTAALRQRLLDAGVYLRWYNRLRWKRGLRNLYRDHRKLLLVDERWAVVGGTGVTDEFWVPGESSSAWHEVMVQMHGPVVSDWQQLFDRQWQANERRTAWRPAEGFGLPRLPKLPAQGQGMGRVAYADARQHQDILHSLVRAINSGKQRVWLATPYFLPTWSVRRSLRRAAGKGVDVRLLLTGPRTDHPSVRYAGHRYYPRLLRAGVRIYEYQPCFLHLKMVLIDDWVSIGSCNFDHWNLRFNLEANIEALDPPLTAAVHASFERDFALSQAVDLDHWHARPLWRRVKQRIWGWLDRLVVNLLDRRD, via the coding sequence ATGCCAGGGCCCGTATTCCCCTGGCGCGATGGCAATCAATTCGAACTGCTGATCGACGGCCCTGCGTTCTTTCCCAGGATGCTTCAGGCGATTGCCGGTGCGCAGGCACAGGTGGACCTGGAGTTGTATCTGGTCGAGGCCGGTGCCTGCGCCGAGGCTGTGGTCCAGGCGCTGGAACAGGCGGCAGTACGCGGCGTGCGGGTGCGCTGCCTGTTCGATGACTATGGCTCTTTGGCCTTCACTGCAGCGTTGCGCCAGCGCCTGCTGGATGCCGGCGTCTATCTGCGCTGGTACAACCGCCTGCGCTGGAAGCGTGGTTTGCGCAACCTCTACCGTGACCATCGCAAACTGTTGCTGGTCGATGAGCGTTGGGCCGTGGTGGGTGGCACCGGGGTTACCGACGAATTCTGGGTGCCCGGTGAGTCAAGCAGCGCCTGGCATGAGGTGATGGTGCAAATGCATGGCCCTGTGGTGAGCGACTGGCAACAGCTGTTCGACCGCCAGTGGCAAGCTAACGAACGTCGTACCGCCTGGCGCCCGGCCGAAGGCTTTGGCCTGCCTCGCCTGCCCAAGTTGCCGGCGCAAGGGCAGGGCATGGGCCGAGTGGCCTATGCCGACGCCCGCCAGCATCAGGACATCCTGCATTCGCTGGTGCGGGCAATCAACAGTGGCAAGCAGCGAGTGTGGCTGGCCACGCCGTATTTCTTGCCGACTTGGAGCGTGCGCCGGTCCCTGCGCCGGGCTGCAGGGAAAGGGGTCGACGTGCGCTTGCTGCTGACTGGCCCGCGCACCGACCACCCTTCGGTACGCTATGCCGGGCACCGCTATTACCCGCGCTTGCTGCGAGCGGGTGTGCGTATCTACGAATACCAGCCCTGTTTCCTGCATTTGAAAATGGTGCTGATCGACGACTGGGTCAGCATTGGCTCATGCAACTTCGATCACTGGAACCTGCGCTTTAACTTGGAGGCCAACATCGAGGCGCTCGATCCGCCTTTGACGGCCGCTGTACACGCCAGCTTCGAGCGTGACTTCGCCTTGAGCCAGGCTGTCGACCTGGACCACTGGCATGCCCGGCCGCTGTGGCGCCGGGTGAAACAGCGCATATGGGGTTGGCTGGACAGGCTGGTGGTCAACCTGCTCGACCGACGGGACTGA
- a CDS encoding DJ-1/PfpI family protein: MMTAKKILMLVGDYVEDYEAMVPFQALSMVGHTVHAVCPEKVAGQTVRTAIHDFEGEQTYSEKPGHNFALNYDFVRARAEGYDALLIPGGRAPEYLRLDERVLELVRAFDQAGKPIAAVCHGAQLLAAAGVLQGRECSAYPACAPEVRLAGGTFIDIAVDQAHVDGNLVTAPAWPAHPAWLAAFLKVLGTHIA; this comes from the coding sequence GTGATGACGGCGAAGAAGATTCTCATGCTGGTTGGCGACTATGTGGAAGATTACGAGGCGATGGTGCCTTTCCAGGCGCTGAGCATGGTCGGCCACACCGTTCACGCGGTGTGCCCGGAGAAGGTCGCTGGGCAGACGGTGCGCACAGCGATTCATGACTTCGAAGGCGAACAGACCTACAGCGAAAAGCCGGGGCATAATTTTGCACTGAACTACGACTTCGTGCGGGCTCGGGCCGAGGGTTACGACGCGCTGCTGATTCCTGGCGGCCGCGCCCCGGAGTATCTGCGCCTGGATGAGCGGGTTCTGGAGCTGGTGCGGGCCTTCGACCAGGCCGGCAAGCCGATTGCAGCGGTGTGCCATGGTGCGCAGTTGTTGGCAGCCGCAGGTGTGCTGCAAGGGCGCGAGTGCAGTGCGTATCCGGCGTGTGCGCCGGAAGTGCGGCTGGCCGGCGGCACCTTCATCGATATCGCGGTGGACCAGGCACATGTGGATGGCAACCTGGTCACTGCGCCAGCCTGGCCCGCCCACCCGGCCTGGCTGGCGGCGTTCCTCAAAGTGCTTGGCACCCATATCGCCTGA
- a CDS encoding nuclear transport factor 2 family protein, with protein MTATELVHAYYAAFNAGDMPTFLALLSEDVIHDINQGERQMGKAKFAAFMDKMNRCYRERLADIVVMQNADGSRAAAEFTVHGQYLADDEGLPAATGQTYVLPAGAFFYIHCGKIARITNYYNLNDWVEQVE; from the coding sequence ATGACCGCTACCGAACTGGTCCACGCTTACTATGCCGCCTTCAACGCCGGTGACATGCCAACGTTCTTGGCACTGCTCAGCGAAGATGTGATTCACGACATCAACCAGGGCGAGCGGCAAATGGGCAAAGCGAAGTTCGCCGCGTTCATGGACAAGATGAACCGCTGCTACCGCGAGCGCCTGGCCGACATCGTGGTCATGCAGAACGCCGACGGCAGCCGCGCAGCAGCCGAGTTCACCGTCCACGGCCAATACCTGGCCGACGACGAAGGCTTGCCGGCGGCCACGGGCCAGACTTACGTGCTGCCAGCGGGGGCATTCTTCTACATTCACTGCGGCAAGATTGCCCGGATCACCAATTACTACAACCTCAACGATTGGGTCGAGCAGGTAGAGTGA
- a CDS encoding GNAT family N-acetyltransferase, with protein sequence MQIRLLHGAAIAPYIDDLARLRLTVFREFPYLYDGTAQDEADYLASYTRSGRSLMVLALDEGKVVGVSTGLPLVDVAPEFQEPFLALGRDPASVYYFGESLVLPEYRGRGLGVRFFIERESYAHKLAEFDFCAFCAVERPGTHPRRPADYKPLNGFWRNRGFLHDPALRTHYAWRDLDETHSSEKIMSFWTKELPA encoded by the coding sequence ATGCAAATACGCCTGTTGCACGGCGCCGCTATCGCGCCTTACATCGATGACCTCGCTCGCCTGCGCCTGACCGTGTTTCGCGAGTTTCCCTATCTTTATGACGGCACTGCCCAGGACGAGGCCGACTACCTGGCCAGCTACACCCGTTCCGGGCGCAGCCTTATGGTGCTGGCCCTGGACGAAGGCAAGGTGGTAGGTGTTTCGACCGGCCTGCCGCTGGTGGATGTAGCCCCTGAGTTCCAAGAGCCGTTTCTGGCGTTGGGGCGCGACCCGGCAAGCGTCTACTACTTCGGTGAGTCGTTGGTGCTGCCGGAGTACCGTGGCCGTGGCCTGGGAGTGCGCTTTTTCATTGAGCGCGAATCCTATGCCCATAAACTGGCCGAATTCGACTTTTGCGCGTTTTGCGCCGTGGAGCGTCCAGGAACGCACCCGCGCCGGCCGGCGGACTATAAGCCGCTGAACGGGTTCTGGCGCAATCGCGGCTTCCTCCATGACCCAGCGCTGCGGACCCACTACGCCTGGCGCGACCTGGACGAAACCCACAGTTCGGAAAAAATCATGTCCTTCTGGACCAAGGAGCTACCGGCTTGA
- a CDS encoding carbon-nitrogen hydrolase family protein, with translation MIRLAACQYAIELHETWDAYAEHLQGLCAEVVEAGAQLLLLPEYAGLVLSGQLPVEQRGDLKASIAGIQPLVEPWLALCEGIARRWGIYLQPGSLPVLDLDGQYRNRAWLFGPKGVLGYQDKLIMTRFEREQWGIAAGDGLQVFDTALGRLGILICYDNEFPMLARYLAEGGADLILAPSCTDTEAGYHRVRIGAQARALENQIAVLQSPTVGLAPWSPALDENIGRAGLFVPPDYGMPQDGVIALSEALSPVGSQWLMCEVSLEHVRRVRQQGQVFTRRDWPEQFERLL, from the coding sequence TTGATCCGCCTCGCGGCGTGCCAGTACGCCATCGAACTGCATGAAACCTGGGATGCGTATGCCGAGCACCTGCAAGGGCTGTGCGCCGAGGTCGTGGAGGCCGGCGCCCAACTGCTGCTATTGCCTGAATATGCCGGGTTGGTGCTTAGCGGGCAGTTGCCGGTTGAGCAGCGGGGCGACCTGAAGGCCTCGATCGCCGGCATTCAGCCGCTGGTCGAGCCCTGGCTGGCTTTGTGCGAGGGCATTGCGCGGCGTTGGGGCATCTACCTACAACCAGGCAGCCTGCCGGTGCTCGACCTTGATGGGCAGTACCGTAACCGAGCCTGGCTGTTCGGCCCCAAGGGAGTGCTGGGCTATCAGGACAAACTCATCATGACCCGCTTTGAGCGAGAGCAGTGGGGCATTGCTGCCGGTGATGGGCTGCAGGTGTTCGACACCGCGCTTGGCCGTTTGGGCATCCTGATTTGCTATGACAATGAGTTCCCAATGTTGGCGCGCTACTTGGCTGAGGGCGGCGCTGACCTGATCCTGGCGCCGAGCTGCACCGATACCGAAGCGGGCTATCACAGAGTGCGCATAGGCGCGCAGGCTCGGGCGCTGGAAAACCAGATAGCGGTGTTACAAAGCCCGACCGTGGGCCTGGCACCGTGGTCGCCAGCACTGGATGAGAATATCGGCCGGGCTGGGCTGTTCGTTCCGCCAGATTACGGGATGCCGCAGGACGGGGTGATTGCGCTGAGTGAGGCGTTGAGCCCGGTGGGCAGCCAGTGGCTGATGTGTGAAGTGAGCCTTGAGCACGTGCGGCGGGTGCGGCAGCAAGGGCAGGTATTTACCCGCAGGGACTGGCCGGAGCAGTTCGAACGTCTGCTCTGA
- a CDS encoding fumarate hydratase, with protein sequence MTVIKQDDLIQSVADALQFISYYHPVDFIQAMHEAYLREESPAARDSIAQILINSRMCATGHRPICQDTGIVTVFIRVGMDVRWDGATMSVDDMINEGVRRAYNLPENVLRASILADPAGARKNTKDNTPAVIHYSIVPGDKVEVDVAAKGGGSENKSKMAMLNPSDSIVDWVLKTVPTMGAGWCPPGMLGIGIGGTAEKAAVMAKEVLMESIDIHELKARGPQNRLEEIRLELFDKVNQLGIGAQGLGGLTTVLDVKIMDYPTHAASLPVCMIPNCAATRHAHFVLDGNGPAELEAPSLDAYPEIVWEAGPSARRVNLDDITPEEVASWKPGETILLNGKMLTGRDAAHKRMVEMLNRGEELPVDLKGRFIYYVGPVDPVGDEVVGPAGPTTATRMDKFTRQILEQTGLLGMIGKSERGPTAIEAIKDNKAVYLMAVGGAAYLVAQAIRKSKVLAFAELGMEAIYEFEVKDMPVTVAVDSNGESVHITGPALWQSKIAQSLAVEVK encoded by the coding sequence ATGACCGTGATCAAGCAAGACGACCTGATTCAGAGCGTCGCCGACGCCCTGCAATTCATCTCGTACTACCACCCCGTCGATTTCATCCAGGCGATGCACGAAGCCTACCTGCGTGAAGAATCCCCCGCCGCACGGGACTCGATCGCCCAGATCCTGATCAACTCGCGCATGTGCGCCACTGGCCACCGCCCGATCTGCCAGGACACCGGTATCGTCACCGTGTTCATCCGTGTGGGCATGGATGTGCGCTGGGACGGCGCCACCATGAGCGTCGACGACATGATCAACGAAGGTGTGCGTCGCGCCTACAATCTGCCTGAAAACGTGCTTCGCGCCTCGATCCTGGCCGACCCGGCCGGTGCGCGCAAGAACACCAAGGACAACACTCCAGCCGTCATCCACTACTCGATCGTTCCAGGCGACAAGGTCGAAGTGGACGTTGCCGCCAAAGGCGGCGGCTCGGAGAACAAGTCGAAGATGGCCATGCTCAACCCGTCCGACTCGATCGTCGACTGGGTGCTCAAGACCGTGCCGACCATGGGCGCTGGCTGGTGCCCGCCAGGCATGCTGGGCATCGGCATCGGCGGTACCGCCGAGAAGGCCGCGGTCATGGCCAAGGAAGTGTTGATGGAGTCCATCGACATCCACGAACTCAAAGCCCGTGGCCCGCAGAACCGCCTTGAAGAGATCCGTCTGGAGCTGTTCGACAAGGTCAACCAGTTGGGTATCGGCGCACAGGGCCTCGGTGGCCTGACCACCGTGCTCGACGTCAAGATCATGGACTATCCGACTCACGCCGCCTCGCTGCCGGTGTGCATGATCCCCAACTGCGCCGCCACTCGTCACGCCCACTTCGTGCTCGACGGCAACGGCCCGGCCGAGCTTGAAGCGCCGTCGCTGGACGCTTACCCGGAAATCGTCTGGGAAGCCGGCCCAAGTGCCCGTCGCGTCAACCTCGACGACATCACCCCCGAAGAAGTCGCCAGCTGGAAACCAGGCGAGACCATCCTGCTCAACGGCAAGATGCTCACTGGCCGCGACGCTGCCCACAAGCGCATGGTCGAGATGCTCAACCGCGGTGAAGAACTGCCAGTCGACCTCAAAGGCCGCTTCATCTACTACGTCGGCCCGGTCGACCCAGTGGGTGACGAAGTGGTGGGCCCTGCCGGCCCGACCACTGCCACGCGCATGGACAAGTTCACCCGCCAGATCCTCGAGCAGACCGGCCTGCTGGGCATGATCGGCAAGTCCGAGCGTGGCCCGACCGCAATCGAGGCGATCAAGGACAACAAGGCCGTATACCTGATGGCCGTGGGTGGCGCTGCTTACCTGGTGGCTCAGGCCATTCGCAAGTCGAAGGTTCTGGCCTTCGCCGAGCTGGGCATGGAAGCGATCTATGAGTTCGAGGTCAAGGACATGCCGGTGACCGTAGCCGTCGACAGCAACGGCGAATCGGTACACATCACTGGCCCTGCCCTGTGGCAGAGCAAGATTGCCCAGAGCCTGGCAGTTGAAGTGAAGTAA
- a CDS encoding iron-sulfur-binding ferredoxin reductase — translation MPELSVGAKSWAVPTGSNLLDALNDAGLNVPYSCRAGSCHACLVQCLAGQPQDASPQALAADKHAQGWRLACQCRVVENLHVALFDPQQDGVPARVCGLDWFGDVLRVRLIPERGLRYQAGQHVVVWNGPVARPYSLASLPGEDGYLEFHIDCQRPGAFCDKARGLQLGDSLRLGEVRGGALHYDPDWQARPLWLLAAGTGLAPLWGILREALRQGHQGEIRLLHIARDGAAHYLAQPLLQLEGVKVELVLAQQMDEALARLSLSSRQTIALVCGGAGSVERFARRLFIAGVPRGQVFADVFVEHA, via the coding sequence ATGCCTGAACTTAGCGTGGGCGCAAAGAGCTGGGCGGTGCCCACTGGCAGCAACCTGCTCGATGCCCTCAACGACGCGGGGCTGAACGTGCCCTACAGCTGCCGAGCCGGCAGTTGCCATGCGTGCCTGGTGCAGTGCCTGGCCGGGCAACCGCAGGATGCGTCGCCCCAGGCCCTGGCAGCGGACAAACATGCCCAGGGTTGGCGCCTGGCATGCCAGTGCCGGGTTGTCGAGAACTTGCACGTTGCGCTGTTCGACCCCCAGCAGGACGGGGTGCCAGCGCGGGTGTGCGGGCTGGACTGGTTCGGCGATGTGCTGCGTGTGCGCCTGATCCCTGAACGGGGGTTGCGGTATCAGGCTGGGCAGCATGTGGTGGTGTGGAACGGCCCTGTTGCAAGGCCTTACTCGTTGGCCAGCCTGCCGGGTGAGGACGGTTATCTGGAGTTTCATATCGACTGTCAGCGGCCAGGTGCCTTCTGCGACAAAGCCCGTGGGCTGCAACTAGGCGATAGCTTGCGCCTTGGCGAGGTTCGCGGTGGAGCACTGCACTATGACCCGGACTGGCAGGCGCGGCCGCTCTGGCTATTGGCAGCGGGCACTGGGCTGGCGCCGCTGTGGGGCATCTTGCGCGAGGCATTGCGCCAGGGGCATCAAGGTGAGATTCGGCTGCTGCACATAGCCCGCGATGGTGCCGCGCATTATCTGGCGCAGCCGCTGTTGCAATTGGAAGGTGTGAAGGTCGAGCTGGTGCTGGCACAGCAGATGGATGAGGCGTTGGCACGCCTGAGCCTGTCGTCGCGGCAAACTATAGCGCTGGTGTGTGGAGGGGCGGGGAGTGTCGAGCGGTTCGCCCGGCGGCTGTTCATTGCCGGGGTGCCGCGCGGGCAGGTGTTTGCCGATGTGTTCGTTGAGCATGCCTGA
- the pyk gene encoding pyruvate kinase has translation MSIRRTKIVATLGPASNSPEVIEQLILAGLDVARLNFSHGTPDEHKARARLIRDIAAKNGRHVALLGDLQGPKIRIAKFANKRIELKIGDKFTFSTAHPLTEGNQDIVGIDYPDLVKDCGVGDELLLDDGRVVMRVETATADALHCVVIIGGPLSDHKGINRKGGGLTAPALTEKDKADIKLAAEMDLDYLAVSFPRDASDMEYARKLRDESGGSAWLVAKIERAEAVADDETLDKLIAASDAVMVARGDLGVEIGDAELIAIQKKIIQHARRNNKAVIVATQMMESMIQNPMPTRAEVSDVANAVLDNTDAVMLSAESAAGAYPIEAVQAMARICLGAEKHPTSQKSSHRLHTTFERCDESIALAAMYTANHFPGVKAIIALTESGYTPLIMSRLRSHVPIFALSPHRATQARANMFRGVYPIAFDPASLPADKVSQAAVDELLKRGLVAQGDWVILTKGDSYHTIGGTNGMKILHVGDPLVG, from the coding sequence ATGAGCATCCGCCGTACCAAAATCGTCGCCACCCTTGGCCCCGCCAGCAACTCGCCGGAAGTGATCGAACAGCTGATCCTCGCCGGCCTGGACGTGGCACGCCTGAACTTCTCCCATGGCACGCCGGACGAGCACAAGGCGCGTGCGCGCCTGATCCGTGACATCGCCGCCAAGAACGGCCGCCATGTCGCGCTGCTGGGTGACCTGCAAGGTCCGAAGATCCGCATCGCTAAATTCGCCAACAAGCGCATCGAATTGAAGATCGGTGACAAATTCACCTTCTCCACCGCCCACCCGCTGACCGAAGGCAACCAGGACATCGTCGGTATCGACTATCCCGACCTGGTCAAAGACTGCGGCGTTGGTGACGAACTGCTGCTCGACGACGGGCGTGTGGTCATGCGCGTCGAAACCGCCACCGCGGACGCCCTGCACTGCGTGGTGATCATCGGCGGCCCGCTGTCGGACCACAAAGGCATCAACCGCAAAGGTGGCGGCCTGACCGCACCGGCTCTGACCGAAAAAGACAAGGCCGACATCAAGCTCGCCGCGGAAATGGACCTGGACTACCTGGCGGTTTCCTTCCCACGTGACGCCAGCGACATGGAGTACGCCCGTAAGCTGCGTGACGAATCCGGTGGCAGCGCCTGGCTGGTCGCCAAGATCGAACGCGCCGAAGCCGTTGCCGACGATGAAACCCTGGACAAGCTGATCGCAGCCTCTGACGCCGTCATGGTTGCCCGTGGCGACCTGGGTGTGGAAATCGGCGACGCCGAGCTGATCGCCATCCAGAAGAAGATCATCCAGCACGCTCGCCGCAACAACAAGGCGGTGATCGTTGCGACCCAGATGATGGAGTCGATGATCCAAAACCCGATGCCGACTCGTGCCGAAGTATCGGACGTGGCCAACGCCGTGCTGGACAACACCGATGCGGTGATGCTGTCGGCCGAGAGCGCCGCCGGTGCCTACCCGATCGAAGCCGTACAGGCCATGGCCCGTATCTGCCTGGGTGCCGAGAAGCATCCGACTAGCCAGAAGTCCAGCCACCGCCTGCACACCACCTTTGAGCGCTGTGACGAAAGCATCGCCCTGGCGGCCATGTACACCGCCAACCACTTCCCGGGTGTAAAGGCGATCATCGCGCTGACCGAAAGCGGCTACACCCCACTGATCATGTCGCGCCTGCGTTCGCACGTGCCGATCTTTGCGCTGTCGCCGCACCGCGCCACTCAGGCTCGGGCCAACATGTTCCGTGGTGTCTACCCGATCGCCTTCGACCCGGCATCGCTGCCGGCCGACAAAGTCAGCCAGGCGGCCGTGGACGAGCTGCTCAAGCGCGGCCTGGTGGCACAAGGTGACTGGGTGATCCTGACCAAAGGTGACAGCTACCACACCATCGGCGGCACCAACGGCATGAAGATCCTGCACGTGGGTGATCCGCTGGTCGGCTGA
- a CDS encoding PilZ domain-containing protein, whose translation MFNKRHIERHQLTGVLTVYNRHTDQPIGQLGNASEDGIMLISSLPVLVGPDFELQLRLPLPNGGFQFINLTASCLWCREDQTPGHYDSGFMLLQAPREYEEFVHSLREYFSFHPANASA comes from the coding sequence ATGTTCAACAAGCGCCATATCGAACGCCATCAGTTGACCGGTGTGCTGACGGTCTACAACCGCCACACCGATCAACCCATCGGCCAGCTGGGCAATGCCTCGGAAGACGGCATCATGCTGATCAGCTCGCTGCCGGTTCTGGTCGGCCCGGATTTCGAACTGCAGTTGCGCCTGCCACTGCCCAACGGTGGGTTTCAGTTCATCAACTTGACTGCCAGTTGCCTGTGGTGCCGTGAAGACCAGACGCCAGGCCACTACGATTCGGGTTTCATGCTGCTGCAGGCGCCGCGCGAATACGAAGAATTCGTCCACTCACTGCGCGAGTATTTCAGTTTCCACCCTGCCAACGCTTCCGCCTGA